In the Hordeum vulgare subsp. vulgare chromosome 7H, MorexV3_pseudomolecules_assembly, whole genome shotgun sequence genome, one interval contains:
- the LOC123409429 gene encoding peroxidase 2-like, with the protein MRLAVVLLCALVAVQVALLAAPAEGGELVVGYYDNKCRGVENVVKWHVRRALKTNRRAGAALVRLLFHDCFVRGCDASVLLDASPQNPNPEKDAPVNIGLAAFDLLEEIKAAVEHRCPGVVSCSDILIYAARDAASALSNGNIHFDVPAGRLDGLVSSAAEAQAELPDSTFTVQQLIDNFARKDFDVEELVILSGAHSIGVGHCSSFTGRLTAPPEQINPAYRNLLNHKCHQGANPAVVNNVRDEDYETVARFMPGFTSRVRKISDVLDNTFYHNNLARIVSFNSDWQLMTHTEARGHVHEYADNATLWDGDFAESLLKLSKLSMPAGSKGGIRKKCSIASHPLH; encoded by the exons ATGAGGCTCGCGGTGGTTCTCCTGTGTGCCCTGGTGGCCGTCCAGGTCGCGCTCCTCGCCGCGCCGGCGGAGGGCGGCGAGCTGGTGGTCGGGTACTACGACAACAAGTGCCGGGGCGTGGAGAACGTCGTCAAGTGGCACGTCAGGAGGGCTCTCAAGACCAACCGCCGCGCCGGCGCCGCCCTCGTCCGCCTCCTCTTCCATGATTGCTTCGTCAGG GGTTGCGATGCCTCCGTCCTCCTCGACGCGTCCCCCCAGAACCCTAACCCGGAGAAGGACGCGCCGGTGAACATCGGGCTGGCGGCGTTCGACCTCCTGGAGGAGATCAAGGCGGCCGTGGAGCACAGGTGCCCGGGAGTGGTTTCCTGCTCCGATATCCTCATCTACGCGGCCCGGGACGCGGCAAGCGCCCTCAGCAATGGCAACATCCACTTCGACGTCCCCGCCGGGCGCCTGGACGGCCTCGTGTCCTCGGCCGCCGAGGCCCAGGCGGAGCTTCCCGACTCCACCTTCACCGTGCAGCAGCTCATCGACAACTTCGCCCGCAAGGACTTCGACGTGGAGGAGCTGGTCATCTTGTCCGGTGCGCACTCCATCGGCGTCGGCCACTGCTCCTCCTTCACCGGCCGCCTCACCGCGCCGCCGGAGCAGATCAACCCGGCCTACCGCAACCTGCTCAACCACAAGTGCCACCAGGGCGCCAACCCCGCCGTCGTCAACAACGTCCGCGACGAGGACTACGAGACGGTCGCCAGGTTCATGCCGGGGTTCACCAGCCGGGTGCGCAAGATCAGCGACGTCCTGGACAACACCTTCTACCACAACAACCTCGCCAGGATCGTCAGCTTCAACTCCGACTGGCAGCTCATGACCCACACCGAGGCCAGGGGACACGTCCACGAGTACGCCGACAACGCCACGCTCTGGGACGGGGACTTCGCCGAGTCATTGCTCAAGCTCAGCAAGCTCTCCATGCCCGCCGGGAGCAAGGGCGGGATCAGGAAGAAGTGCAGCATCGCCAGCCACCCTCTCCACTAA
- the LOC123409443 gene encoding LOW QUALITY PROTEIN: BTB/POZ and MATH domain-containing protein 2-like (The sequence of the model RefSeq protein was modified relative to this genomic sequence to represent the inferred CDS: deleted 1 base in 1 codon; substituted 1 base at 1 genomic stop codon), whose protein sequence is MANACTNLTDTVRSVRLFKIDGFNIVSIGFISSTLGPHGETIKSRWDVDRYEXEIHCYPPGWFPDWVELNLKLLSEARTGGVTASLSCFLEHPRMEDDMAQSERRVSHVFKRHEDCPNRLKLVQESSLPLPACPQDDYLIVRCTITVMKERSDAATTVPVPTSNLHHHLGELLRSGTGADVTLFVRGESFLAHKLILAARSPVLMAEFFGHMREASSPNVVIEDMEPAAFKAMLHFIYTDTVPELDQELLNMAPMAQHLLAASDRYGLGRLKVICLGKRSAGITVDTAATTLALDEQHHCSHLKAKCVEFIISTPAIFDAVVATDGYRHLEASCPAALTSILLSVRGRVY, encoded by the exons ATGGCTAATGCTTGCACAAACCTCACCGACACTGTGCGCTCTGTGCGGTTGTTCAAGATCGACGGTTTCAACATTGTCTCTATTGgattta TTTCCTCCACCCTTGGCCCCCACGGTGAGACTATCAAATCCAGGTGGGATGTC GACAGGTACGAGTGAGAAATCCATTGCTATCCACCTGGTTGGTTCCCTGATTGGGTAGAACTCAACCTTAAGCTGCTGAGTGAAGCCCGTACTGGCGGTGTGACGGCGAGCCTAAGCTGTTTCCTGGAACATCCGAGGATGGAGGATGATATGGCACAGTCTGAAAGGAGGGTGTCACATGTGTTCAAACGCCACGAAGATTGCCCAAATCGACTCAAGCTCGTGCAAGAATCATCTCTACCACTGCCAGCTTGTCCCCAGGATGATTACTTGATTGTGCGGTGCACCATCACAGTTATGAAGGAAAGGTCGGATGCGGCAACCACGGTGCCCGTGCCGACCTCCAACTTGCACCACCACCTTGGTGAGCTGCTGCGGAGCGGCACCGGAGCCGACGTCACGTTATTCGTCCGTGGTGAGTCCTTCCTTGCTCACAAGCTCATCCTCGCAGCAAGGTCCCCTGTCCTCATGGCTGAGTTCTTCGGGCACATGAGGGAGGCAAGTTCTCCAAATGTTGTGATCGAGGACATGGAGCCGGCAGCTTTCAAGGCCATGCTGCACTTCATCTACACCGACACCGTGCCTGAACTTGATCAAGAGCTGTTAAACATGGCGCCTATGGCTCAGCATCTTCTTGCGGCTTCTGACAGGTACGGACTTGGCAGGCTCAAAGTCATCTGTCTGGGTAAGCGCTCCGCTGGCATCACCGTCGACACGGCAGCGACGACTCTGGCTTTGGATGAGCAGCACCATTGCTCGCACCTCAAGGCCAAGTGCGTCGAGTTCATCATCAGCACGCCTGCAATCTTTGACGCCGTGGTGGCGACGGATGGGTACAGGCATCTGGAGGCAAGCTGCCCTGCAGCGCTTACTAGCATTCTCCTCTCTGTGCGTGGGAGAGTGTACTGA